The genomic DNA CTCTTTACTGTCATAAAAGGTAATAAAGAAACGAGGATACTGCTGCTCCGCGACAAACAATACCCACACCACACCGCAAACATAAAGGACAAACGTCCAGAAATTGCGCTGGCGGAACAGGGCCGTGATGTCTTTCAGCGTCGTTTTTTCTTTGGCGATAATCCGGCTTTTCACCTCATCGCTGACCTCAATCTTCATGGTCAGAACAATAATCAGAATGACCAGCGCACCGGCAGAGCTGATGCCAAAGTTAATCATGGGGTTAATATTAAAAATGTAGCCAGTGCTGGCCGCCGAGAAAACTGAGCCAATCGCTCCCCACATGCGAATTTGCCCAAACTCAAGGTCAAACAGGCGACCAAAGCGGTCAAGATATGACTCGGCCGCCGCGCAGCCCGCGTAATACCCCATACTTAAAAAGACCGCACCCGCCACGATCCCCAGATAAAGAACATTCTGTAATAGCGGTTTGTAAATATAAAAGAAGAATGGAAACACGGTAATAGAAATAAGTGATATGAAAAAAAGCAAATCCTTACGCAGCCCAAGCCGATCGATTAAAAATCCGTAAACCGGTTTAATCAATACCGCACAAAAACCGTTTACTGCGAAAACAATACCGATCGCCACGCCGTCCAGACCTATTTTTTCTGATAACCAGAAGGAATAGGTATCCAGGGTCGCTTTCCATGAAAAAAAGTACACTAATATAAATAAGCTCAACGTAATATAAATTTTACGCTTTGCTTTTACTGCTTCGTCGCACGTATTCATAGGCTCTCCTATATTGGAGTGCCAACAGTATTCGGGCAACCTGTTCTAAAACGGCATTGAGATCACAAAAAAAATCATTCTGCTAAAAACGTGGAAGTAATTGTCGTCGGGGCGGGGAAAAAGTTTGGAATTATGATGCAAACTTTTCTATTTTGATATGTCCAGAATAACCCGGTGGCACGGCACCACCGGGTTATTACGCGGCAGGGATTACTCTTCGCCCTTCTTATTACTCAAGCCATATTCCCGCAATTTATTGGCAATCGCCGTATGCGATACGCCAAGACGCTTAGCCAGCTTGCGCGTACTCGGATAGCTGCGATAAAGCTGAGTCAGCACCGAGCGCTCGAAACGGCGGGTAATGTCATCCAGCGAACCTTCCATCGCCTCTTCACCGACCGCCGCGCTTGAGACATCGTGATCCGGCAGCAGCACGTCCTGCGGACGCAGTTCGTAGCCTTCCAGCTGCGTCAGCGCACGATAGACTGCATTTTTCAGCTGCCGCACGTTGCCCGGCCAGCCATAGCGGGTCAGCACCGTATTCAAATCGGCAGACAGCTTCGGCCGCGCGATCCCCTGCTCATCGGCAAAGCGCGCCACGAACAGCTCGGTCAGCGGCATGATGTCCTGCGGACGATCGCGCAGCGGCGGCAGGTTGAGCGTCAGCACGTTGAGGCGATAGTAGAGATCCTCACGGAATAATCCCTTTTGCACCAGCTCGACCAGGTTTTTCTGCGTGGCACAGATAACGCGCACGTCAACGTGCACTTCATGATCTTCACCCACCCGGCGGAAAGTGCCGTCATTGAGGAAGCGCAGCAGTTTCGTCTGCATACGCGGCGACATTTCGCCAATTTCATCCAGCAGCACCGAGCCGCCGTTAGCCTGCTCAAAGAACCCTTTTTTGCCATCGGCAGCATCGCCAAACAGCTCGCTCTCGACGGCATCTTCCGGGATAGAACCACAGTTCAGGGCCAGGTACGGCTTCGCCGCGCGCGGGCTCGCCAGATGGCAAGCGTGAGCCAGCAGATCTTTACCGGTGCCGGTTTCCCCCACAATCAGCAGCGGCGCGGTCAGCAGCGCCAGCTTACGAGCCTGATCGACCACCTGCCGCATACGCGGGCTGACGGCGACAATCTGGCTGAACGCGCTAACATCCTGCGTGGTCATGGTTTGCAGCTGACGGCCCATACGCAATGTCGAGCGCAGCATGACGACTGCCCCCGCCAGGATTCGGCTATCGCCCTCGCCGTTGATGTAGACCGGCGTGGCTTCCAGCAGGAAGTTTTGCCCGTGGATCACCACATGCTCAGCATGTGATTCCACCGCATCGCTCTCCAGCCAGCGCTGGAAGTTGAAGCCGCTAATCAACTGCGCCACGTTGTGGTTACGCATGCGATCCTGGCTCATGCCAAACAGCTGGCAGCTCGCCGGGTTGGCACGTTCGATTTTGCTACGCGTATCCAGCGACAGCACCGGTTCCGGCATGGCTTCCAGCAGCGCGCTCAGCGCCAGGTGTTCGCGCTCGGAGGGCATCCACGGTACGGTACGTACGTCAGTGACGCCGGCGATACGGCGGATTTCCGCCATCAGGCTGCTGAAGCTGGAGAAATCCAGCTCCGCGAAATTAAGGTAGATTCGGCCAACAGGGTCGATATCGATACCGCGCAGATCAATACCGCGCAGGACCAATAAATCGAGCAGTTCACGAGTCAGACCAAGGCGGTCTTCACAAAAGACTTCAAGACGCATGGGAGTGTTCACCCTTAAGAGCCAAAGACGTATGAATAATAAGACAGTTATCGGTCGGCGGGAAGATGACTGTCAACAATTATTGACAGTATGGCGGAAAAATGGCCTTTGTGCCGTAAAGTTATACGATCAATCGGACAGAATCACTAAACCGCACCCGCGCCCTCTCCCTTTTAAGGGTGAGGGCGCGGACTGTGTCGGGCATTGAGGGGTTACCCCATACGGTGTTCGCCGCGCGTTAACGCTTCGCGATCGAAAAAGCGCTGAATGACGCCGCCGGCCATAAACGCCGCGCGATCCGACATATGCGCAATCACGTCCGCATCGTGGCTGACTAACAGATAGGTCATGCCGTGCGCCTGTTTGAGACGGTTAAGCAAATTAAGGATCTCCGCCTGCACCGACATATCCAGCGCCGATGTGGGTTCATCCAGCAGCAGGATTTTTGGACGCAACAACAGCGCGCGGGCAATGGCAACGCGCTGACGCTGGCCGCCGGAGAGCTGATGCGGATAGCGCCGCGCGGCATCGGCGGGCAGGCCCACCTGCTCCAGCGCGGTGCGCACGCGCATGTCGACCTCCGTCTCGCCGTGAATGCGCAGCGGTTCGCCCAACGTGCGCCACAGCGTATGATTCGGGTGCAGCGAGGCGTAAGGGTCCTGGAATACCATCTGCACATTGCGCCGCAGATCGCCGTGAAAGCGCGCCCCCGCGCCAATCTGGCGGCCGAACAGCGCCACCTTCCCGCGCCATTCCCGCTGAAGCCCGGCAATCACCCGCAGAATGGTCGACTTCCCGCAGCCGGACTCGCCGATCAGGCTGAACGTTTCGCCCTCCTCGACCTGAAAACTGGCAGCAGAGACTGCCGTTTTGTCACCAAAGGTCACCTGAAGCGACTCAAGATTAACGATCGCCATGCGCCGCCTCCTCAAAATTCTGCGTACGGTCCAGCGTCGGCAGCATTTGTCCATAGGTTTGCGCATTCGGGCGACAGGTCCACAGGGTGCGCGTATAGGGATGCGTAGCCTGCGGCAGGTCTGCAGCCGCCATCTCATCAACGCCGTTGCCCTGGTACATCACCAGCACGCGGTGGCAGTGCTGCGCCACCAGCGGCAGGTCGTGGCTGATCAGTAGCATGGCCATATGGCGTTGCTCGCACTGGGCGACCAATAGCTCAAGGATCTGGTTGCGCAGCCGGGCATCCAGCGCCGAGGTCGGTTCATCGGCGATCAGCACCTGCGGGTCGTTAATCAGCGCGATGGCGATCATCACCCGTTGCCCCATTCCACCGGACAGTTCGCCGGGATAGCGATCCAGCACGCGCACGTCCAGCCCCATGGCCAGCACGGCGGATTCTATTTTTTCCTGCCGCTCGCGTCGCCCCAGACGCTGATGCAGGGTCAGCGCTTCTTCCAGCTGTACCCGTATGGTTTTCACCGGGTTCAGCGCATAGCGCGGGTCCTGTAATACCATGGCGATATCGTTACCACGCAGCTCATGCCAGCCACGCGCGTTGAGCGTCAGCACATCGCGGCCTAGCACGCTCAGTCGTTCGGCGCTGACGATACCGGGCTTACGCACCAGCCCCATCAACGCCCGTGCGGTCATCGACTTACCGGAGCCCGATTCACCCACCAGCGCCAGGCGTTCATTACCCAGGGTAAAATTCATATTATTGACCACCCGGGCAGCAGGATAGTCAATATTCAGCCCCTGTACGCAGAGACGTTGTTCAGTCATGTTGCGGCTCCAGTACGTCACGTAAACCATCGCCTAGCAGGTTAAATGCCAGGCTGGCCAGCAGAATGGCCGCGCCCGGCGCGGCGGCAATCCACCACTGGTCAAAGATAACCTGCATACCATCGGCAATCATCGCCCCCCACTCCGCCATCGGCGGGCGAGCGCCCAGCCCGAGGAAACCGAGTCCCGCCGCCGCAAGAATAATGCCCGCCAGATCCAATGCCAGACGCACAATGGCGGACGGTAGGCACAGCGGCAGAATGTGGCCCACCAGCAGCCGTAGACCGCGAATGCCCATCATTTCGGCGGCGGCCAGATAGTCGCTGTGGCGCAGACGCTGAATCTCGCTGCGCGCCTGGCGCGCATAGGCAGGCCAGGTGGTTAAGGCCAGCGCCAGCGCACCGTTCACGAGGCCAGGGCCGAGCATCGCGACAAATGCGAAGGCCAGAATCAGCCTCGGC from Klebsiella sp. WP3-W18-ESBL-02 includes the following:
- a CDS encoding ABC transporter ATP-binding protein, which codes for MAIVNLESLQVTFGDKTAVSAASFQVEEGETFSLIGESGCGKSTILRVIAGLQREWRGKVALFGRQIGAGARFHGDLRRNVQMVFQDPYASLHPNHTLWRTLGEPLRIHGETEVDMRVRTALEQVGLPADAARRYPHQLSGGQRQRVAIARALLLRPKILLLDEPTSALDMSVQAEILNLLNRLKQAHGMTYLLVSHDADVIAHMSDRAAFMAGGVIQRFFDREALTRGEHRMG
- the tyrR gene encoding transcriptional regulator TyrR, whose amino-acid sequence is MRLEVFCEDRLGLTRELLDLLVLRGIDLRGIDIDPVGRIYLNFAELDFSSFSSLMAEIRRIAGVTDVRTVPWMPSEREHLALSALLEAMPEPVLSLDTRSKIERANPASCQLFGMSQDRMRNHNVAQLISGFNFQRWLESDAVESHAEHVVIHGQNFLLEATPVYINGEGDSRILAGAVVMLRSTLRMGRQLQTMTTQDVSAFSQIVAVSPRMRQVVDQARKLALLTAPLLIVGETGTGKDLLAHACHLASPRAAKPYLALNCGSIPEDAVESELFGDAADGKKGFFEQANGGSVLLDEIGEMSPRMQTKLLRFLNDGTFRRVGEDHEVHVDVRVICATQKNLVELVQKGLFREDLYYRLNVLTLNLPPLRDRPQDIMPLTELFVARFADEQGIARPKLSADLNTVLTRYGWPGNVRQLKNAVYRALTQLEGYELRPQDVLLPDHDVSSAAVGEEAMEGSLDDITRRFERSVLTQLYRSYPSTRKLAKRLGVSHTAIANKLREYGLSNKKGEE
- a CDS encoding ABC transporter permease, with translation MPTSLFLRRLLRSPAACCGLTVIALLVLTALFAPWLAPQDPNWQDAAARLQMPSAQHWLGTDSYGRDLLSRLIYGTRPALGLVALVTVITLPVGLLIGILSGYYGGWLERVLMRFTDVVMSMPRLILAFAFVAMLGPGLVNGALALALTTWPAYARQARSEIQRLRHSDYLAAAEMMGIRGLRLLVGHILPLCLPSAIVRLALDLAGIILAAAGLGFLGLGARPPMAEWGAMIADGMQVIFDQWWIAAAPGAAILLASLAFNLLGDGLRDVLEPQHD
- a CDS encoding oligosaccharide MFS transporter is translated as MNTCDEAVKAKRKIYITLSLFILVYFFSWKATLDTYSFWLSEKIGLDGVAIGIVFAVNGFCAVLIKPVYGFLIDRLGLRKDLLFFISLISITVFPFFFYIYKPLLQNVLYLGIVAGAVFLSMGYYAGCAAAESYLDRFGRLFDLEFGQIRMWGAIGSVFSAASTGYIFNINPMINFGISSAGALVILIIVLTMKIEVSDEVKSRIIAKEKTTLKDITALFRQRNFWTFVLYVCGVVWVLFVAEQQYPRFFITFYDSKETGHQMYGYLGAASLGCEFLCMMVAPGIVNRLGPKAGMLITGFVVAARFIGSGLVTSALAIGIIKLSWGIEMSFLLVSVFKYLEINFDKKINGTMYLLGYQSVNYVGTVLLSPLSGYLYEKIGFADTYLLMGGTALLFTVLSAVLLNNNRKTAQLTLNPRHS
- a CDS encoding ABC transporter ATP-binding protein — its product is MTEQRLCVQGLNIDYPAARVVNNMNFTLGNERLALVGESGSGKSMTARALMGLVRKPGIVSAERLSVLGRDVLTLNARGWHELRGNDIAMVLQDPRYALNPVKTIRVQLEEALTLHQRLGRRERQEKIESAVLAMGLDVRVLDRYPGELSGGMGQRVMIAIALINDPQVLIADEPTSALDARLRNQILELLVAQCEQRHMAMLLISHDLPLVAQHCHRVLVMYQGNGVDEMAAADLPQATHPYTRTLWTCRPNAQTYGQMLPTLDRTQNFEEAAHGDR